From Triticum aestivum cultivar Chinese Spring chromosome 4A, IWGSC CS RefSeq v2.1, whole genome shotgun sequence, a single genomic window includes:
- the LOC123085580 gene encoding ran-binding protein 1 homolog a → MADPAEHREEEEEAAAAGEEEDTGAQIAPIVKLEEVAITTGEEDEDVLLDMKAKLYRFDKDGGQWKERGTGAVKLLKHKETAKVRLVMRQAKTLKICANHLVVATTKMQEHAGSDKSCVWHALDFADCELKEEMFAIRFGSVENCKKFKDLVDEIAEQQGKNEEKESEEVSSAAELVEKLTVTEVKKEEQTEKVETPAVDDKKDAEE, encoded by the exons ATGGCCGATCCAGCGGAGcaccgcgaggaggaggaggaggccgcggcggccggcgaggaaGAGGACACCGGCGCCCAAATCGCTCCCATCGTGAAGCTCGAGGAGGTGGCCATCACCACCGGCGAAGAGGACGAGGACGTCCTCCTCGACAT GAAAGCGAAGCTGTATCGATTTGACAAGGACGGGGGCCAGTGGAAGGAGAGGGGCACGGGTGCCGTCAAGCTGCTCAAACACAAGGAGACTGCCAAGGTCCGCCTCGTCATGCGACAGGCCAAGACCCTCAAGATCTGCGCCAATCACCTCG TTGTGGCCACGACGAAGATGCAGGAGCACGCTGGGAGCGACAAGTCGTGCGTGTGGCACGCTCTGGATTTTGCCGACtgcgagctcaaggaggagatgTTCGCCATCCGCTTTGGATCCGTGGAGA ACTGCAAGAAATTCAAGGATCTTGTAGACGAGATTGCTGAGCAGCAAGGAAAGAATGAGGAGAAAGAGAGCGAGGAAGTCTCCTCTGCTGCCGAGCTGGTAGAGAAGTTAACTGTGACGGAGGTCAAAAAGGAGGAACAAACTGAGAAAGTGGAGACTCCTGCAGTAGATGATAAGAAGGATGCTGAAGAGTGA